In Drosophila busckii strain San Diego stock center, stock number 13000-0081.31 chromosome 3R, ASM1175060v1, whole genome shotgun sequence, the sequence TTGTGGCCAGCGCGCGCCCTTACTttcttattgttataaataattataatttctaattattaaaacatCCGCGACACACCTTTCCCGTCCagtgtaaattttgtttttgttatcgCTATCGTTATGTCTATGGTTATTGCCAATCGTAGCCGCTCACACTGGTTTGAGTCGAACATCGGATCTCTCGCTCATACTCGCACACGCAACTCTGATAATCGAGCTGTGCTGCCGCTcgataagctttaaatatacaCTGACGCAGCGTTGtgattaaaagcaatttagtGTGCGCTGTACAAACAACCGCTGTACACTAAAAAGTGAAAATGGTTTATTTAGTGAATATTCAGGAGCTGCGCATATcaaactgcatttttttttttatataaaagaagcACAAACTAAACTCTATTGTGAATGAGCGCCAAAAGTGGAACTACCACCTTAATTTATAGACAACGTTTTTAAGACATCTGGTCACATTGTGTTTGGCAATTGCGCTTTTATTAGAAAAGCAAACGAATTTTTGTGCAGGcagcttaatatattttaaagtgcAAATGGTATGGTAATATATACATGATTATAAACCCTACTGCAAGGCAATGCGTCTAAAATGATTGTTAAGCGGTCCTTCATCCGAATAGCCGGCAATCTCTTGGGGCACAATGCCAGACTCTTCGATGGAAGTGCAGGGTCTGCACATACACTCCAATGGCGCCTTGGTAAGCACCTTTTTAAACTTGCGCTCGCCCGGCTTTACTTTGGGACAGAACAGTGAGACGGCCGCCTCACGCTCTCCCGATTCCTGACAGCACATGCAGGAGCGTTCCATTTGCCAGATTTTGCTACCCGATACCTGTATGTAACTGGCGCAGCGGCCGACGCAGGCAAACGATGGAATGGGCTTGGGCACACAGCCCGGGTACTGCAGCACGTGTATAACTGGCGTCACCTGGCAGTCGTCTCCAAGGTGTCCAATGTCTGCAATGCAATCGGGGTAAGTCAATACACAATATGAAATGTTATTTACCCAAAGCACCGTTATCAGTCGCTGCCACCGCGCCGCTCTCCGCTTGGGCCATGCAAAGTTTCAGCAAACTGACAAACACgcaatacaacaaaattaacacaaataGTTTATTCTCATGGCGTAGCAAGTGGCCCAGCATCTCGTTGTTTCTGACAGCTCTCGTCTCTACCAAATGGAAATCGCTCGAGCCGCCTTACAGCTTTTATAGCTGCCCCCAAAGCTCTTGCGGCCCGTTGACTTATTGCCTAATAAAGCGTTTGCAGCACAAACCTTTTTGCCTAGTAATTGCATACATGGAAACGGCATTTGTACCCGCTGTGCCACATTTATTTGACTTACTTATGCACAAATCAGTGCTTAAGCAAAAGGATtaacaacgacagcagcaacaataaagacACTTCGAACTTTAGACCAGCGGCGCCGTTTCTCTTTTGCAAAAAGTTAACCAGGCGGCCTAAACGCTGCTCCGCCCACTCAATGTTCTCCTTTACGTTGTCTAGCGATTTGCTTAGGATTTGTGCTGAGCTGCCAAACAACTGATGGTTCTGCTCGTGGAAATCGGTATACATCTTTTGTTGATCGCGGGAGCTAAAGTATTCAGACATTTCACTTAAGACTTGTGCTGTCTTTTCCCAGCTATTCAaactgtaaaaatataaattataaaatttgattcTTTGTAGATGTAACACATTAGACTTACGATTCCGCCAGCTGCGTAACATTCTCGGCTATCATACGGAAAATGGGTGTAATTAGATCTGGATTTTGTTGATAAAGCTGCGCCAGAGCAATAGTCTTAAGCTCCACATCTCTTGACTTGCTGAGGACttcatttttataatgtttttGATAGTCCCGCGTACAGCTGGCAGcgcgccacagcagctgcttgtcgCTGGCAAAGGTTTCCTTTGCGTAGAGCTCCAGCAGACGCTCATAGCCGCCGacacgagcagcagcacagtAGAAGGTCTCACGATAATCAGGCGTTGGCTTTTCGGTGCTCTCCTCGAATCTTTGACGTACTTGTGCGTTGCATTCGGTATGCTGATATTTACATAGCCATGCCACTTGCATGTTGCGATTGTATACGTCCAAGACCTTATCTTTGGAACTCCAGCTTACGCCCAGCTTGGCAAACACTGCAGTTGTTATATCTTTAAGGTATTTGTTAAAGTTAGGCAGCTGCTGTGGTGTCAGACGTCTGGCAACGAGTTCCATGCCCGCATAAGCGGCTACCCAAGGTATATATTCGCCTTCCTTGCTCATGTACTCCATAAACTCAAAAACGTCAGCATAATCCATTTTGCCTACATAAGCAAAGTTCAAGAGATCATCTACGATCATTGCACGATTCTCAACGACTATGGCACTGTGTTCAGTAGTGTCCAGCGCCTTATGCAGTGCCTTAAGCAATGGTGTGTCGTAAAATACGCGATAGTAATTCGACTGCTGCAGATTCACCACAATCCAGTCAATTGGGTCATTGAAATACAATTGTGCAACATCTGCATTCTTATCGTAGTAAAAGTGCGGTGTAAGATTCTTGAAATTAGGCTGCAAATTTGTGGCAAAGGTAATGGGCAGTGTATAGCGCAATTTGGGATCACTACCATCCCCAGGACTTTTGAGAAAGCGTTCTTGATCCAATGTAATCTGATGATTCTCAAGGCTTGCGCTCACTCTGACTACAGGATATCCCACTTGCTCAGTGAAGTCGGCAAAGAACTGGGGCAAGTAAACCAAAGGCTGTTCAGGCCAGTATTGttccaaaaaagcaaacaaatcgcTTGGTGAGGCATTTTTCAAGTGGCTAATCAAAAGAATGTTTTAtgttaaagtttatattaaagtcAGCTTGGCCTGCAATACTTACAATTCCTTCAGATAGGCTCTCATGGCTTTATCAAAGTTTTCGCCACCCATTAAATTGCGCCACATGCGCACAATGCAAGCGGCCTTGGCAAATGAAATTCTaccaaatttgtatttaatatcaGCTGGTGTTTGTATGCTGCTCTCTGGGCTTGTCATGGGCTGTGTAACGTTTAGTGCATCCGTAGAGAAAACTGAATGCAGCTTGCTTACAATAAACTGTTGATCAAACTGATACTCTGGGTACAGCTGTAAGCAATgaaaagtttataacaaaagtgcgtatttaaaaaatataaaagccaCCTCGTTGCCAATTAGGAACTCCAAGTAGCGCGCAAAGCCTTCATTCATCCAAACGTAACTCCACCAGGAGAAAGTAACGCTATTGCCAAACCACATGTGTGAATTTTCATGCACAATGTTACGTATGGTGAATTCTTTCTGCAGCCAGCCATCCGTATATCCAGCATGCTCCAATAGAACTTTATCcctaaagcaattaatttaatagctaaaattttcatatattaaagTGTACGCACTTGAAGATGACTAGACCCCAGTTCTCCATGCTATTGTATGGAAAGCGTGGCGTGCTTGCATATTGATATATTGGATTGCCAAGTTGCTCATAAGATGTACCAAAGTACGCATCGTAGGCGGGCTGTACACGCTGAGCCACCTGATAGCTAAACTCGGTGTAATTATACCACTCCGGTCTAGTATAAATTGCAAGTTTTTGGCTATCGCCTCGTGCCTTGTACTCAGACACAACAATAGCCAAAAGATAGGTAGACATTATAGGCGTTATCTCGAAATGATCCATAAAACGATTGacgctaaaataataaatcaatgtATCAGGCGACTGCTATATACAATTATAGATAACACTAAGCTCTCTCACCCATCAGGAGTTGTGTTAATCAAACGCGTGTTGCTAATGGCATTGTAGGGCACTGGCCGACCAATATGTACTTGGAACTTGGCCTTGAATGCAGGCTCATCAAAGCAGGGCAACACCAATCTTGCGCTGATAGCTTGCATTTCCGTTAGCAACACCCACTTGGTTGCGCCCGTTTGCTCCTCTGCATAACTAACGCTGAACAAACCGGACACATCATTGCGTACTTGACCTTTATACTGGAACTGCAATTTGTACTGCTCATTGAGAGCTAAAGCCTGCTTTAGCGTTAGTTGTAGCTGATGTGTCTCCAGCTCATGCGTTAGTCGCGCATTTTCAAACTCATCCAGCAAATCGCCTTTAGCATTGTACAGTCGACATGCCTCTATGTCCAGCTGATCGCTATGTAGTCTAATTTGATTTACATTCTGCTCCAAAGCTTGTATATCTATGCTGACTTCACCGCTAAACGTTGAAGCCGGCTTGCCATCAGTATCAACAAATACTCTGAGCGTTAGATTGTAAAACGTTGGCACAACATTACGAGGAAGTCGGTAATCCACACAGCCACAACTGCCAAAGAGAACTAGTGAGGTCGCTATGGCCAGCAGCCACAAATGGAAACCACAACCGTTCATTTCGAGTCTTAGTACACAACTGAACTGGCgtaataagaaaaatatacataGAATCAAATAAAGAtagcatatgtatgttttattttatagtttgtcaatatcaatattttgttgtcaACTGTTAACGATTACCCTGCAATTCTAACAGTTTCTTCATAGCCAATAGCTGCGAATTTGGCAACAGCTGGTAACTAAAggtagtttattttattatacctAATGTACTATATATAGCCGACCATTTTTATCGGCTAATAAATATACCCAAATATATATTAGTCACATGTCATTGAAATTTATGGATTCCTTAAGAGCCAGACATACTCTAATCAACAAAAGTTATGGATtggtgtatttatttaaaggcaatatattctataatatataattggcaacaatttctttCATTGCAGCCTTAAAACCGCTGCgattagcaacaacagcgatgTTGCCACTGTTAGCGCAGTGGCGCCATTTCTctcatgcaaatatttaaccaGACCAGGCAAGCGCTGCTCTCCCCACTGAATATTTGACTCCACCGTAACCAGCGCCTTCTTCAGAGTATCCGCTGAGCTGCCAAAGAGTGTGCTGTTCTTTTCGCAGAAATCAACAAACATCTTCTGCTGGTCGCGGGTTGTAAAGTATTCGGATAAATTGCTCAACGCTTCGGCTGTTTTGTCCCAACCATACAAACTGTAAAGTACAATAAAAGTTGAACATCAATTCattatgcaattttcttttcaaacTTACGCTTCTTCCAACTGAGTGACATTCTCATTGATCATTTGGAAAATGGGAGTAACTAAATCTGGATTCTGTTGATATAATTGCTGCAGTGCAGTCATTTTCAATTCAACGTCTCTAGAATTTGTTAAGATTTCGTTTTTATAATGCTTCTGATAGTCTCTTGTACAACTAGCAGcgcgccacagcagctgcatgtcGCTGACAAAGGTTTCTTTGCTGTACAGATCCATCACATGGTCATAGCCGCCCACTCGTGAAGCAGCACAGAAGTAGCTCTCACGATAATCTGGAGTTGGCTTGCTTTTGTTAGATGCAAATCTTTCCcgaattttattgttgcatgcCGCGTGCTGATATTTGCAGAGCCAGGCCACTTGCTTGTTGCGATTGTACACATCCAATACTTTGTCCTTATTGTCCCAGTCCACCCCAAGTTTGTTAAACGCCGCAGACGTTATGTCGCCCAAGTATCTTGTGAAATCGGGAAGTTGTGCTGGTGTCAGGCGctttgccacatgctgcatgtTCTCAAAGGCAGCATAGAAGGGTATATATTCCAGCTCCTTGCTCAAATACTCCATGAACTCAAAAACTACGGCATAGTCAATCATACCAGCACTGGCAAAGTTGAATAGATCGTCGATCAATCCTGCACGATTCTCCACAGGAATCGAGCTGTGCTTGTCTGCAAACAACGCATTACGCAGTCCTCTAAGCAGGGGCGTATCGTAGAGCACGCGATAGTAGTTGGACTGtttaagattaaaaataatccaGTCAAGTGGTTGCTCACTATTCAAACGCAATTCGGTTAGATTTCTTAGGTAGTAAAATCTTGGAGTCAAAGTATCGAATGTGGGCTTCGTATTTGTGGCAAACGTGATGGGCACTGTGTAACGTAGTTTAGTATCACTGCCATCCTTGGGGTTGAGTAagaagcgctgctgcttcaagGTGATCAGGCGATTGCCCTCGCTGACATTCGCAATCATTACAGGATAACCAACTTGTTCGGTCCAGTCGTAAAAGAATTCATCCAAATCCGCCTTGACCTCTTGACTTTGAGCTGGCCAGTGCTCCTTCAAGTGCGTAAACAAATCTACTGGCACTGCGTTACCCAAGTGACTGAAAaatttaagtatattttaagtaaatcACTTGGCTTAATTGGGAAAACTCACCGTTGATGAAGATATCCATTGATGGCTTCACTAAATTTACTGCCACCCATAATGTTGCGCCACATGCGCACAATGCTTGCACCCTTGGCATAAGCAATGTTGCTGAACTTGGAGGAGATTTCCGCTGGGGTATGTATGCTGTCCTCTGGACTGGTCATAGgctgagttttattttgtgaaTCGGTGACCATAATCTTTTGCAATTCTTTCACAACGAATTGCTGATCCAGTTGATACTCTGGATACAGCTAAGGCCAAGATTATAAGCGTTATTTGATCATTTATAAAGTAAGTTATGCAATAATTACTTACAGCATTTGTCATAAAGTAACCGTAGTAATTTGCAAATCCCTCGTTTAGCCAATAGTAGTTCCACCATTTAAAAGTTACACTGTTGCCAAACCACATATGCGATATTTCGTGGGAAATTACAGATATTGTTGTCTCTTTGTTGCTCCAGCCGTCGGTGTAGCCGGGAGACTGCAGCAGTATATTATCtctgaaaattatttattacattgaACTTTTTCCAGCTTGTAGGTTGAGCCAAACCTGAAAATAACGAGTCCCCAGTTCTCCATGCCACTGTGTCGAAAACGTGGTGAAGCTAAGAATAGTAACGCCTCATTGCCCAGCTGCGTATAATTTTGTTCAAACAGCTCGCCGTAAGCTGGTAGTAAGCGTTTGCCCACATTGTAACTGAATTCGGTGTTCATATAGTGATCTGGTTGGGATATAACAGCAAACTCGCTAAGATTGCCCAAGTACTTGAACTCGGAGACAGCAAAAGCGAGCAGATAAGTCGACATAGGAGGCGTCACCTCAAAGTGATCTGTGTAGCGATTAGcactaaaatatgcaaattatgaatgcaatgctgtaaattaaaatgtttacgcACCTCTCTTGAGTAGTACTGGCTAACTTGGTGTTACTGAAGCATTGGTAAGCGCTGGATCGACGAATGTGCAATTGAAACTTGGCCTTGAATGCAGGCTCATCAAAGCAGGGCAGAACCAAGCGCGCATTTAAGCCATGCATATGAGTTAAGAGCATTATGTTATTATAGTCTGCTACATATAGTCCCGACATATCCGTGCGTATATGACCGGTATAATTAAAGTTCAATGTGTAGGTAACTTGATCAATCAAAACATCTGTCAGCGGTATGGTCAGCGTTTGGGTTTCTGATTTATAATCCAGACGAGCGATATCAATCTTCTCCACTAGCTGACCTGTCTTATAAAGCGCACATCCTTGAATATCCAGCAAGTCCTTGTGCagctttatttcttttatatttgtttcgAATGTTTGAATATCTATACTGACGGATCCATCAAAAATTCGGTTATCTTCGTGATCGAATAGTTTTATGCTCAGATTGTAAAACGATGGTATCACACTTCTGTCGAGTCGGTAATCAACAGCACCGTTGGTTCCTATTAAAGCGATTAACGCAATTGTGGCCAGCAGCCACAATTTGGAAGTCCAACCATTCATAGCGAAGGCAGTCTTTACACTCAGCCATGAATGCGGaattaaatgtgtaaataaaGGCGAGCAAACATAATCGAAAGTTTATtgcttgttgcatttgctgatAAGATAACCTTGTTGACTCAGTTTTACTGGAAAGCCATAACACGTTTCAGATATTTTATACAACTATAAATTCGAGTAGGACAACCAATACTTGCTTTAATCTATAGTTTTcctaaaattctaaaaaacgAAGAGCTCTTTGCCCACACAGTGGTATTGTATTATAGTCAATATATACTTCTGTATTCAGATGACTGTAatgctgctttgtttgttttacaatCTGCTGTAAACTTTTATATCTAACGTCCCACACTTGCTTGGCTTTATCTACTAATTATCTAGGCCAGGCCAGGTCGAGCTTACGAGCATGTCAATAATCAGTCACAGCCACACTTActgttagttttattttatttacttgcaatattttattgccaaaCGTGGCATTATATTGTGTTTAGTAATCGGCTTACTCATGCGGATATCTACCATATTTTAGATTAGTCACatgccattaaatttattagttcCTTGAAGCTAGTGCGGCactaaaacaataaatgtaaaagcCATTTAGAATTAGGTATATGTACTTAtaagtaatatattttatattaaataacagtcaacatttcttttaattaatttgcaagcttACAATTCTTTCATTTCAGAATTTAAAAACCGCTGCGATTAGCAATAGGAGCGATGTTGCCAGTGTTAGCCCAGTAGCGCCATTTCTctcatgcaaatatttaaccaGACCAGGCAAGCGCTGCTCTCCCCACTGAATATTTGACTCCACCGTAACCAGCGCCTTCTTCAGAGTATCCGCTGAGCTGCCAAAGAGTGTGCTGTTCTTTTCGCAGAAATCAACAAACATCTTCTGCTGGTCGCGGGTTGTAAAGTATTCGGATAAATTGCTCAACGCTTCGGCTGTTTTGTCCCAACTGCTCAAACTGTAAGAAATAAACagaattgaatttgcatttgattttgattaaaGATTGTTTCTTTTCAGACTTACGATTCAGCCAACTGGGTCACATTCTCATTGATCATTTGGAAAACGGGAGTAACTAAATCTGGATTCTGTTCATATAACTGCTTCAGTGCAGTAGTCTTAAGGTCAGCATCCCTTGATTTGTTCAGAACTTCGTTGTTGTAATGCATTTTGTAATCCCTTGTACAGCTGGCAGcgcgccacagcagctgcttctcCTTGGCAAAGGTTTCGTTCGTGTAGAGAGCCATTACATGATCATAGCCGCCCACTCGTGAAGCAGCACAGTAGTAGTTCTCACGATAATCTGGCGTTGGCATTCGCTTGTTTAGTTCAAATCTTACccgaactttgttgttgcatgccgcGTGCTGATATTTGCAGAGCCAGGACACTAGCTTGTTGCGATTGTACACATCCAATACTTTGTCCATAAAGTCCCAGTCCACACCAAGTTTGTTAAACGCCGCAGACGTTATGTCGCCCAAGTATCTTGTGAAATCGGGAAGTTGTGCTGGTGTCAGGCGctttgccacatgctgcatgtTCTCAAAGGCAGCATAGAAGGGTATATATTCCAGCTCCTTGCTCAAATACTCCATGAACTCAAAAACTACGGCATAGTCAATCATACCAGCACTGGCAAAGTTGAATAGATCGTCGATCAATCCTGCACGATTCTCCACAGGAATCGAGCTGTGCTTGTCTGCAAACAACGCATTACGCAGTCCTCTAAGCAGGGGCGTATCGTAGAGCACGCGATAGTAGTTGGACTGtttaagattaaaaataatccaGTCAAGTGG encodes:
- the LOC108602972 gene encoding bursicon isoform X1, producing the protein MLGHLLRHENKLFVLILLYCVFVSLLKLCMAQAESGAVAATDNGALDIGHLGDDCQVTPVIHVLQYPGCVPKPIPSFACVGRCASYIQVSGSKIWQMERSCMCCQESGEREAAVSLFCPKVKPGERKFKKVLTKAPLECMCRPCTSIEESGIVPQEIAGYSDEGPLNNHFRRIALQ
- the LOC108602972 gene encoding bursicon isoform X2; this translates as MLGHLLRHENKLFVLILLYCVFVSLLKLCMAQAESGAVAATDNDIGHLGDDCQVTPVIHVLQYPGCVPKPIPSFACVGRCASYIQVSGSKIWQMERSCMCCQESGEREAAVSLFCPKVKPGERKFKKVLTKAPLECMCRPCTSIEESGIVPQEIAGYSDEGPLNNHFRRIALQ
- the LOC108602971 gene encoding aminopeptidase N-like, with the protein product MNGCGFHLWLLAIATSLVLFGSCGCVDYRLPRNVVPTFYNLTLRVFVDTDGKPASTFSGEVSIDIQALEQNVNQIRLHSDQLDIEACRLYNAKGDLLDEFENARLTHELETHQLQLTLKQALALNEQYKLQFQYKGQVRNDVSGLFSVSYAEEQTGATKWVLLTEMQAISARLVLPCFDEPAFKAKFQVHIGRPVPYNAISNTRLINTTPDGVNRFMDHFEITPIMSTYLLAIVVSEYKARGDSQKLAIYTRPEWYNYTEFSYQVAQRVQPAYDAYFGTSYEQLGNPIYQYASTPRFPYNSMENWGLVIFKDKVLLEHAGYTDGWLQKEFTIRNIVHENSHMWFGNSVTFSWWSYVWMNEGFARYLEFLIGNELYPEYQFDQQFIVSKLHSVFSTDALNVTQPMTSPESSIQTPADIKYKFGRISFAKAACIVRMWRNLMGGENFDKAMRAYLKEFHLKNASPSDLFAFLEQYWPEQPLVYLPQFFADFTEQVGYPVVRVSASLENHQITLDQERFLKSPGDGSDPKLRYTLPITFATNLQPNFKNLTPHFYYDKNADVAQLYFNDPIDWIVVNLQQSNYYRVFYDTPLLKALHKALDTTEHSAIVVENRAMIVDDLLNFAYVGKMDYADVFEFMEYMSKEGEYIPWVAAYAGMELVARRLTPQQLPNFNKYLKDITTAVFAKLGVSWSSKDKVLDVYNRNMQVAWLCKYQHTECNAQVRQRFEESTEKPTPDYRETFYCAAARVGGYERLLELYAKETFASDKQLLWRAASCTRDYQKHYKNEVLSKSRDVELKTIALAQLYQQNPDLITPIFRMIAENVTQLAESLNSWEKTAQVLSEMSEYFSSRDQQKMYTDFHEQNHQLFGSSAQILSKSLDNVKENIEWAEQRLGRLVNFLQKRNGAAGLKFEVSLLLLLSLLILLLKH
- the LOC108601287 gene encoding uncharacterized protein LOC108601287, whose amino-acid sequence is MNGRDSKLWLLVTIASLALIGACGAVNYRLDTSVIPSFYNLSIQLFDHTDNSIFDGEATIDIKTFKTDVKQITLHKDSLDIVACALHDGSTGALVEQIDITRLTYESLTHQLTVPLKAALIDQNTYTLKFKYTGKIRTDMAGLFWANYTTLNSEKKEENHLVLITQMQRLNARLVLPCFDEPAFKAKFQVHIRRPEHGFMRAYETFSNTKRTHTTKESENRFTDHFEVTPPMSTYLLAFAVSEFQVRGNESEFAVISRPDYFYKTDFSYEVGKRMLPAYGEQFESNYTQLGNDVLLYLSSPRFPHNGMENWGLIIYSDDVLAMDSYSDGYNNKEYTIRIIAHETSHMWFGNSVTFKWWSYFWLNEAFARYYEYFMANSLFPDYQLDQQFVVRQLQMIMVTDSQNKTQPMTSPEDSIQTPTEIASKFSSIAYAKGASIVRMWRNIMGGNNFYSAINAYLLQRHLGNTVPADLFTHLKEHWPAQSQEVKADLDEFFYDWTEQVGYPVMIANVSEGNRLITLKQQRFLLNPKDGSDTKLRYTVPITFATNTKPTFDTLTPRFYYLRNLTELRLNSEQPLDWIIFNLKQSNYYRVLYDTPLLRGLRNALFADKHSSIPVENRAGLIDDLFNFASAGMIDYAVVFEFMEYLSKELEYIPFYAAFENMQHVAKRLTPAQLPDFTRYLGDITSAAFNKLGVDWDFMDKVLDVYNRNKLVSWLCKYQHAACNNKVRVRFELNKRMPTPDYRENYYCAASRVGGYDHVMALYTNETFAKEKQLLWRAASCTRDYKMHYNNEVLNKSRDADLKTTALKQLYEQNPDLVTPVFQMINENVTQLAESLSSWDKTAEALSNLSEYFTTRDQQKMFVDFCEKNSTLFGSSADTLKKALVTVESNIQWGEQRLPGLVKYLHERNGATGLTLATSLLLLIAAVFNVKTAFAMNGWTSKLWLLATIALIALIGTNGAVDYRLDRSVIPSFYNLSIKLFDHEDNRIFDGSVSIDIQTFETNIKEIKLHKDLLDIQGCALYKTGQLVEKIDIARLDYKSETQTLTIPLTDVLIDQVTYTLNFNYTGHIRTDMSGLYVADYNNIMLLTHMHGLNARLVLPCFDEPAFKAKFQLHIRRSSAYQCFSNTKLASTTQESANRYTDHFEVTPPMSTYLLAFAVSEFKYLGNLSEFAVISQPDHYMNTEFSYNVGKRLLPAYGELFEQNYTQLGNEALLFLASPRFRHSGMENWGLVIFRDNILLQSPGYTDGWSNKETTISVISHEISHMWFGNSVTFKWWNYYWLNEGFANYYGYFMTNALYPEYQLDQQFVVKELQKIMVTDSQNKTQPMTSPEDSIHTPAEISSKFSNIAYAKGASIVRMWRNIMGGSKFSEAINGYLHQRHLGNAVPVDLFTHLKEHWPAQSQEVKADLDEFFYDWTEQVGYPVMIANVSEGNRLITLKQQRFLLNPKDGSDTKLRYTVPITFATNTKPTFDTLTPRFYYLRNLTELRLNSEQPLDWIIFNLKQSNYYRVLYDTPLLRGLRNALFADKHSSIPVENRAGLIDDLFNFASAGMIDYAVVFEFMEYLSKELEYIPFYAAFENMQHVAKRLTPAQLPDFTRYLGDITSAAFNKLGVDWDNKDKVLDVYNRNKQVAWLCKYQHAACNNKIRERFASNKSKPTPDYRESYFCAASRVGGYDHVMDLYSKETFVSDMQLLWRAASCTRDYQKHYKNEILTNSRDVELKMTALQQLYQQNPDLVTPIFQMINENVTQLEEALYGWDKTAEALSNLSEYFTTRDQQKMFVDFCEKNSTLFGSSADTLKKALVTVESNIQWGEQRLPGLVKYLHERNGATALTVATSLLLLIAAVLRLQ